The Gemmatimonadaceae bacterium genome contains a region encoding:
- a CDS encoding HD domain-containing phosphohydrolase: MPDPFKFLTSLAQALSTMALYTSKHPARERAIDRSYSALRELQVEDPKPQFSFLGEETVYGQLSLRDLREWEWATRLGDAGVQRLEFEPDVTREEYEEFLEQVLARLTLAAIDSSEARQTRPGAIKFGAIGVRGEAKKLTDVVEAKVPVATIAFSLDEEAAAVQWMHGEVGEHGTLPLAEAEAVVRSLSLAMHGERHMLVPLLELREFDEYTTTHSLNVSVLTMALAEYLGLGPREVRTFGVAGLLHDLGKVRVPTEILNKPGKLTDDERAVMQRHPSDGARLIITSDRDLDLAAAVAYEHHIMIDGGGYPHCHFQRACHPASVLVHVCDVYDALRTNRPYRAAWEATRVLEYIAERAGSEFEPGVAGKFVAMMKDLEGRVQRVAA, encoded by the coding sequence GTGCCCGACCCCTTCAAATTCCTCACCTCACTCGCTCAAGCGCTGTCGACGATGGCGCTCTACACGAGCAAGCATCCTGCGCGCGAGCGTGCGATCGATCGCTCGTATTCCGCGCTGCGTGAGCTGCAGGTCGAGGATCCGAAGCCGCAGTTCTCCTTCCTCGGTGAGGAGACGGTGTACGGCCAGCTCTCGTTGCGCGATCTCCGAGAATGGGAATGGGCGACGCGACTCGGCGACGCCGGCGTGCAGCGGCTCGAGTTCGAGCCCGACGTCACGCGCGAGGAATACGAAGAGTTTCTCGAGCAGGTGCTCGCGCGCCTAACGCTCGCGGCGATCGACAGCTCGGAGGCGCGACAGACGCGGCCTGGCGCAATCAAGTTCGGCGCGATCGGTGTGCGCGGCGAAGCGAAGAAGTTGACCGACGTCGTTGAAGCAAAAGTGCCGGTCGCGACGATCGCCTTCTCGCTCGACGAGGAAGCAGCCGCGGTTCAGTGGATGCATGGCGAAGTCGGTGAGCACGGCACGTTGCCGTTGGCCGAAGCGGAAGCCGTCGTGCGGTCGCTCTCGCTGGCGATGCACGGCGAGCGACACATGCTCGTGCCGCTGCTCGAGCTTCGTGAGTTCGACGAATACACGACGACGCACTCGCTGAACGTCTCCGTGTTGACGATGGCGCTGGCCGAGTATCTGGGGCTGGGTCCGCGCGAGGTGCGGACGTTCGGCGTCGCCGGACTGCTGCACGATCTCGGGAAGGTGCGCGTGCCGACAGAGATCCTGAACAAGCCCGGCAAGCTCACGGATGACGAGCGCGCGGTGATGCAGCGTCATCCGTCTGACGGCGCACGGTTGATCATAACGAGTGATCGCGATCTCGACCTGGCGGCGGCAGTGGCCTACGAGCATCACATCATGATCGACGGAGGCGGATACCCGCACTGTCATTTTCAGCGCGCGTGTCATCCGGCGAGTGTTTTGGTGCACGTGTGTGATGTCTACGACGCGTTGCGAACGAATCGGCCTTATCGGGCGGCGTGGGAGGCGACGAGGGTGCTCGAGTACATCGCGGAGAGGGCGGGTAGCGAGTTCGAGCCTGGCGTCGCGGGGAAGTTCGTCGCGATGATGAAGGATTTGGAGGGAAGAGTGCAGCGAGTCGCGGCGTAG